The Rana temporaria unplaced genomic scaffold, aRanTem1.1, whole genome shotgun sequence genome includes a window with the following:
- the LOC120922821 gene encoding vegetative cell wall protein gp1-like isoform X7: MSPQVPSSPIPRPLTLHHLQFHVPSHSIISNSTSSQAPSSPIPRPLRCHHLQFHIPSGAIISNSTSPHTPSSPIPCPLRCHHLHFHVPSGAIISISMSPQVPSSPFPCPLRRHHLHFHVPSGAIISNSTSPHTPSSPIPRPLTLHHLQFHVLSGAIISNSTSPQVPSSPIPCPLRCHHLQFHVPSDPIISNSMSPQVPSSPIPCPLRCHHLQFHVPSDPIISNSMSPQTPSSPIPRPLTLHHLQFHVPSDPIISNSMSPQTPSFPIPCPLRPHHLQFQVPSDPFISNSMSPQVPSSPIPCPLRCHHLQFHVPSDPIISNSMSPQAPSSPFPCPLRCHHLQFHVSSHSIISMTSAATMTHPLVLVSHHDIHCDHKQEPITSPILPFPSIKDPACL; the protein is encoded by the exons ATGTCCCCTCAG GTGCCATCATCTCCAATTCCACGTCCCCTCACACTCCATCATCTCCAATTCCACGTCCCCTCACACTCCATCATCTCCAATTCCACGTCCTCTCAGGCGCCATCATCTCCAATTCCACGTCCCCTCAGGTGCCATCACCTCCAATTCCACATCCCCTCAGGTGCCATCATCTCCAATTCCACGTCCCCTCACACTCCATCATCTCCAATTCCATGTCCCCTCAGGTGCCATCATCTCCATTTCCATGTCCCCTCAGGCGCCATCATCTCCATTTCCATGTCCCCTCAGGTGCCATCATCTCCATTTCCATGTCCCCTCAGGCGCCATCATCTCCATTTCCATGTCCCCTCAGGCGCCATCATCTCCAATTCCACGTCCCCTCACACTCCATCATCTCCAATTCCACGTCCCCTCACACTCCATCATCTCCAATTCCACGTCCTCTCAGGCGCCATCATCTCCAATTCCACGTCCCCTCAG GTGCCATCATCTCCAATTCCATGTCCCCTCAGGTGCCATCATCTCCAATTCCACGTCCCCTCAGACCCCATCATCTCCAATTCCATGTCCCCTCAGGTGCCATCATCTCCAATTCCATGTCCCCTCAGGTGCCATCATCTCCAATTCCATGTCCCCTCAGACCCCATCATCTCCAATTCCATGTCCCCTCAGACCCCATCATCTCCAATTCCACGTCCCCTCACACTCCATCATCTCCAATTCCATGTCCCCTCAGACCCCATCATCTCCAATTCCATGTCCCCTCAGACCCCATCATTTCCAATTCCATGTCCCCTCAGACCCCATCATCTCCAATTCCAGGTCCCCTCAGACCCCTTCATCTCCAATTCCATGTCCCCTCAGGTGCCATCATCTCCAATTCCATGTCCCCTCAGGTGCCATCATCTCCAATTCCATGTCCCCTCAGACCCCATCATCTCCAATTCCATGTCCCCTCAGGCGCCATCATCTCCATTTCCATGTCCCCTCAGGTGCCATCATCTCCAATTCCATGTCTCCTCACATTCCATTATCTCCATGACATCTGCAGCTACCATGACACACCCTTTAGTATTAGTCTCACACCATGACATACATTGTGACCATAAGCAGGAGCCCATCACCTCTCCTATACTACCGTTCCCAAGTATTAAGGATCCAGCGTGTCTGTGA